A single Micromonospora sp. CCTCC AA 2012012 DNA region contains:
- the uvrC gene encoding excinuclease ABC subunit UvrC yields the protein MADPSTYRPAPGTIPESPGVYRFRDGTGRVIYVGKAKNLRSRLNSYFADLWGLHQRTQQMVTTAESVDWVTVGTEVEALQLEYTWIKQYDPRFNVRYRDDKSYPYLAVTLDEEYPRLQVMRGAKRKGVRYFGPYSHAWAIRETLDLLLRVFPARTCSSGVFKRAAQVGRPCLLGYIGKCSAPCVGTVSAARHREIVDDFCDFMAGRTDTMVRKLEREMIQASEELEFERAARLRDDVAALRRAMEKQTVVLGDGTDADVVAFADDPLEAAVQVFHVRDGRIRGQRGWVVEKTEELSAGDLVHHFCTQVYGDEQGEGDVPRELLVPELPADAEALTDWLSAHRGSRVSLRVPQRGDKKSLMETVERNAKDALARHKLKRAGDLTTRSKALDEISDALGMRTSPLRIECFDVSQIQGTDVVASMVVFEDGLPRKSEYRRFIVRGATDDLSAMHEVLRRRFARYLDARAESGEIGEETAGDPDRPGIDPTTGRPRKFAYPPQLVVVDGGAPQVAAAAQALAELGIDDVALCGLAKRLEEVWLPDDEFPVILPRTSEGLYLLQRVRDEAHRFAITFHRQRRSKRMTESALDTVPGLGEVRRKALLRHFGSLKRLSAATVEEITEVPGVGRRTAEAILAALDDTPEPPKP from the coding sequence GTGGCTGATCCCTCGACCTACCGTCCCGCGCCCGGCACCATCCCCGAGTCACCGGGGGTCTACCGGTTCCGTGACGGCACCGGCCGGGTGATCTACGTCGGCAAGGCGAAGAACCTGCGCAGCCGGCTCAACTCCTACTTCGCCGACCTGTGGGGGCTGCACCAGCGGACCCAGCAGATGGTCACCACCGCCGAGTCGGTCGACTGGGTCACCGTCGGCACCGAGGTCGAGGCCCTTCAGCTCGAATACACCTGGATCAAGCAGTACGACCCGCGGTTCAACGTCCGCTACCGCGACGACAAGTCGTACCCGTACCTGGCGGTCACCCTCGACGAGGAATACCCGCGGCTCCAGGTGATGCGGGGCGCCAAGCGCAAGGGGGTGCGCTACTTCGGGCCGTACTCGCACGCCTGGGCGATCCGCGAGACGCTCGACCTGCTGCTGCGGGTCTTCCCGGCGCGGACCTGCTCCTCCGGGGTGTTCAAGCGGGCCGCCCAGGTCGGTCGCCCCTGCCTGCTGGGCTACATCGGCAAGTGCTCCGCGCCCTGCGTCGGCACCGTCTCCGCCGCGCGGCACCGCGAGATCGTCGACGACTTCTGCGACTTCATGGCCGGTCGCACCGACACCATGGTCCGCAAGCTCGAACGGGAGATGATCCAGGCCAGCGAGGAGCTGGAGTTCGAGCGGGCCGCCCGGCTGCGCGACGACGTCGCGGCGCTGCGCCGGGCGATGGAGAAGCAGACCGTCGTGCTCGGCGACGGCACCGACGCCGACGTGGTCGCGTTCGCCGACGACCCCTTGGAGGCCGCCGTCCAGGTCTTCCACGTCCGCGACGGGCGCATCCGCGGCCAGCGCGGCTGGGTGGTGGAGAAGACCGAGGAGCTCAGCGCCGGCGACCTGGTGCACCACTTCTGCACCCAGGTGTACGGCGACGAGCAGGGCGAGGGCGACGTGCCCCGGGAACTGCTCGTCCCCGAACTGCCCGCCGACGCGGAGGCGCTCACCGACTGGCTCTCGGCCCACCGGGGCAGCCGGGTGTCCCTGCGGGTGCCGCAGCGCGGCGACAAGAAGTCGTTGATGGAGACGGTGGAACGCAACGCGAAGGACGCCCTCGCCCGCCACAAGCTCAAGCGGGCCGGCGACCTGACCACCCGCAGCAAGGCGCTCGACGAGATCAGCGACGCGCTCGGCATGCGGACGTCACCCCTGCGCATCGAGTGTTTCGACGTCTCCCAGATCCAGGGCACCGACGTGGTGGCCAGCATGGTCGTCTTCGAGGACGGGCTGCCCCGCAAGAGCGAATACCGCCGGTTCATCGTCCGGGGCGCCACCGACGACCTCTCCGCCATGCACGAGGTGCTGCGCCGACGCTTCGCCCGCTACCTGGACGCGCGGGCCGAGAGCGGGGAGATCGGCGAGGAGACCGCCGGCGACCCCGACCGGCCCGGCATCGACCCGACCACCGGGCGGCCGCGCAAGTTCGCGTACCCGCCGCAGCTCGTCGTGGTCGACGGTGGCGCGCCGCAGGTGGCCGCCGCCGCGCAGGCCCTCGCCGAGCTGGGCATCGACGACGTGGCGCTCTGCGGGCTGGCCAAGCGGCTGGAGGAGGTCTGGCTCCCCGACGACGAGTTCCCGGTCATCCTGCCCCGCACCTCCGAGGGCCTCTACCTGCTGCAACGGGTACGCGACGAGGCCCACCGGTTCGCCATCACCTTCCACCGCCAGCGCCGTTCCAAGCGGATGACGGAGTCGGCGCTGGACACCGTCCCCGGCCTGGGCGAGGTACGCCGCAAGGCGCTGCTGCGGCACTTCGGCTCCCTCAAGCGCCTCTCCGCCGCCACGGTCGAGGAGATCACCGAGGTTCCCGGGGTGGGCAGACGGACCGCCGAGGCCATCCTCGCCGCCCTCGACGACACCCCCGAGCCCCCCAAGCCCTGA
- a CDS encoding C39 family peptidase — MATTLLRKTVLTAAGIAATAGGIAGPAIAAQAAPAEKAASSVTTDRRHGGGERELNVRYEAQPNFYYCGPAATRNALSVLGKNIDVDAMAKEMGTTEAGTNSINDITPVLNKETGKHYRSVEIRDSKADDKQTETLRADIVRTVDDGRAVVANIAGTATDTDGVTHSFEGGHYISVVGYRDGGKTVTIADSANPDTAAYRISVDNLADWIATRGYTAS; from the coding sequence ATGGCTACCACTCTGCTGCGCAAGACCGTCCTGACCGCTGCCGGTATCGCCGCCACCGCCGGTGGCATCGCCGGCCCCGCCATCGCCGCCCAGGCCGCGCCGGCCGAGAAGGCCGCCTCGTCGGTCACCACCGACCGCCGTCACGGCGGCGGCGAGCGGGAGCTGAACGTGCGCTACGAGGCGCAGCCCAACTTCTACTACTGCGGCCCCGCCGCGACCCGCAACGCCCTGAGCGTCCTCGGCAAGAACATCGACGTCGACGCCATGGCCAAGGAGATGGGCACCACCGAGGCGGGCACCAACTCCATCAACGACATCACCCCGGTGCTCAACAAGGAGACCGGCAAGCACTACCGGTCCGTCGAGATCCGGGACAGCAAGGCCGACGACAAGCAGACCGAGACCCTGCGCGCCGACATCGTGCGTACCGTCGACGACGGTCGGGCCGTGGTGGCCAACATCGCCGGCACCGCCACCGACACCGACGGTGTCACCCACTCCTTCGAGGGCGGGCACTACATCAGCGTCGTCGGGTACCGCGACGGTGGGAAGACCGTCACGATCGCCGACTCCGCCAACCCGGACACCGCCGCCTACCGGATCAGCGTGGACAACCTCGCCGACTGGATCGCCACCCGCGGCTACACCGCCTCCTGA